GATCTCAAGAAGAGCATCACTGATCCCGGGTTCCAGGTGTTTCATAGTGCTTGTTGCCACATGCACTGAAACCACGCCTCGAATACTTGTGTTTGAGTGTTGAACGATAATGATATATTGAGAAGTAATTACTTTCACTGCACTGCCTTATTGCTAAATGTGCTCAAATTAACCTGTCTGGCAGTCAGGATTCGAAGAAGAATTAGACACAAGCTTAgtgttattaaaagtatttcagTATGCTGTTTAATCATACTGTTAAATTGTGCTACTTAGAAAACGTCGCGAAATCAAGCATTATAAGTGTAATGACGATGGGAAGTCTAGTCGGTAGCGCCATGGTTTCTTTATCATGAGAccatatattgtatgtaatatgtctctctctctctctctctctctctctctctctctctctcattttgttaaagttatgttgaaatagtgctataaataatgtattgctATACTTATTTAAGGTTCACCATTAGGGTACACAAgctatgtatgtgtatatatttactatattaTAATATGAGTGATATTTACCACaccaaaataaatgtagaaatatacatttttttcttttgttgatCAGTTTGAATGTGGAATTGAAATAGTCGACCAGAAATGATGGACGTAGTACCTTAAACAACGTTTCATACTTTTATGAAACAGTCGAGTCAATGATCATATTTATACTATTTCcccatttgttttgctaacacttTCGACCAGTGTTATTTGGTGAATGTGTTCGTGCACTTTTCAATATAAAGAGAGTTcttgtatttactgtttttactattaacatttgaaacataactACATTAATACGAATTTATTGATAACTGCATATAAACTGTTTGCACTTAAACACAAGAAAATAataagcaaattaaaaaaaaatgaaaactatttctCGACACACCGGAGTAGGACCGACAGTCTACGTCATCGGCTATCAAAAGCTGTGCGAATGGGGCGTCCCAAGAGTAGCCgcgtcttttttttttttttgaagaagtgggtatttagaaaaataaaacggaATACCAATAAATCGccgaaaacaaacataaaagaaacagaatatCTGTTGATTTTAGTGCAAGACTGTAGTTTATTTCACACGTGCTCACGACTTCACGGTGtttcattgaattataattCATCTACACCAAAGACTCAAAATTGAATTCATTCTTTGATTGTACTTAGATATTCCAAGcttacataattgttttaacatgaagttttattttttgccttaaaGTCATACTTGAATTATTCAGACTAATAAACTTAATTACCAGCAGAATGCATCTTTATTATAACAAGAAATAATCTTTAATTTCAGACATTTGTTTTAAGTGgttgtaaattaattttaattacataaaaGTCTAGTCTAGACGAGAGACAACCTGTCCATTGTTTTACCTCGTCTTAATTGGCATCAGGGTCTCACAAACACAGTTGGACGGACTGACGGTCACACTTATATACTGCACTTACCTGGCGTTAATTGCCACCTTTGTGTTCTTAAGTGATAGGCACTTAAGtctattgttttcataaattgaCTTGACGAAAGTGTGTCCTTTTCCTGTTTGTctgttaattgatatttactgACTTTGTTTCTATATAAACTCCTTGGTTTTCTTGTCACTTCAGTCTTAAAGAAACAATCATTTCAAGTACTTCAGCTAGTAGCAAAAGCCCTTCAATCTATATTGAgcacaatttgttttgttacattGCTAAAGATACTTGTTATAGGGCTTGTTTAATTGTTGGAGGTATAAAAAGTTTCTAAAGAGTGCTAGTGTTTggatttgagaaaaaataaatcatctgAGTGACTGCCTAATTCTAATTTAATACTTAGTCACACTGAACCTAGTTCAGAATGGTATGTACACCTAATAAGTGTTCACCTGCTTCTGAaaagtttacaaaaatgaaGGAAAAGTATCTAATAAAAAAGTGCAACCTGAAGGCTATGTTGAAATGTAAGTACTTAATAAAAGATATTCCCTTTaccattattatcattattattgttattattattattattattattattattattattattattatttgaagttttgtagtttgattaataatgaaaatgtatttgatatgcaacattgatatgttaatgacaatataattgttaaaaaaaatattgtttcaattcagCCAAAGACCTGTGTGAGATTGAGTCCCAAAGAAGCGGGCCGACCGAGGCAGAGCGCGGGGTAGTGCGTCTCCGTGACGCCATGCCGGAGAAGATAGCGACGTTCTGCAAGGCACACCTTTCCAGTCTTCTCCATATGGACGACCACAAACTCGACGAGATCGTTCAAACCCACATTACCGACCATAACGCTAACAAGAAGAATGCCACCACAATACTCTCTAAGAAGAAAGGTAATTACTTGGGATAGTAAGTGTATATGAAAGATAAAGACAGCATAATTGGTAATAACCAGTTTAAGCATTCAGGGATAACCGAAGGAAAATTTTCACGCCTGTGAAGTAAATGTCTAAAATGAGAACTCTGAAATCATGTACACACATCAACAAAAGCTTTTGACTTTGGATATTACAATGATTTTGGGCAAATTCAATTGTATACAGATTTATGTTTTGCTCGATCGTGTGTTACCAATCCAGTATCCACAATTTCTTCTCTCTCCTTCCAGAGCGCAGCGCTAGCTCGACCGCGTTATCGAAGGAATTGGTGTACGCCATGAGTAAGTTTGTGGACTACCTCTCCCAATCAGAAAACCTCAAGACCGAGGGCATCTTCCGCAAGACTGGCAACGTGGCCCGCCAAAGACTTCTCAAGGGTTTGGTTCTTGGAAATACTGGTGACTTCAACCTGAACGATAACACGTTCTCCCCCCACGACGTGGCCACCGTCCTCAAGCAGATCCTCTCTGAGATGCCCGACCCTCTGCTCACTCACAAACATTACGAGGCTCACCTCAAAATAGCTGGTAAGTAAAAGTCAAGAAAGTGATTGTTCATGTCATGAATAGCTGAATGGTGTTGAGAATGATCTATCATAGAAGTAAATTAACTTAGAATATAAATACACCAACATGCTTATATTCAATTGATTCCAATATTTAAAGACCGTTGAATTCATCTCCATTTCAGACATGACCAAGTTGTGTGTTTCGGAGCAAGAGGAAAAGCGCGCACTGGAGAAGCAAATCAAGTCCCTTCAGATGCTGATGTTGCTGCTGCCCCAGGAAAACGCCGCATTCCTCGAGACCCTCCTAAAGCTGCTGCACCGCACCGCAAGCTGCCCAGAGAACAAGATGACCGCCACATCCCTCGGTGTCGTATTCGCACCTAGCATCGTCTGTCCCCGAAAGCTTTCCGCCGAGGGCCTTCAGAGCGCCTCTGGAACCCTGAGCAACGCCATCACGCTGATGATCGAGAATACGGATTCAATCTTCAAAGTCCCCCGCGAGATTGCAGCCGACGTAGCTAACTTCTGGCAGGAGAGGGAGAACCCGAGCATGGAGCTGCTCGCCGCTCAGGACTGCAACGAGGAGGACCGCGCAAATATACAGAAGGCGAAGGTGAGAACAATGGCGATGTACCATGTTGATTATTATATAatggtaatttatttaaaattgggTTGAACAGTGCAAATTAAGCCGCCATCATTAAttggatattttttatcaaacagcatattttttcatattggGAAAATGCTAGAAACTGTATGAATCAGATTATATTCACCCAACAACTACGTTgaatatcaaatgttaaaaacatatgttaaaacgTTGAATTATACTCTCAAAATATATTACtccaaaatttatttgttaaaagtcttgAAGGAAATGACAGATGTGATAACTGATGTGAACCACCAATGTTGTATTTTCCAGAACCGCAGCTCGAGCGCCGTGAACACCGTCTACATGTTCGCGGAGAGAAAGTCGCCTGAGGAGTACAAATGCGCACAGGACACAAAGACTGTCCTGTCTCAGCTGATTGCCCATGTCCATTCTGCAAAGAAACTCCTTAAACCTTTAAACCGTGTCGGCAATGTGCAAAAGAGCAACAAGAAGGGAAACCATTCGCGCAGTAGGTCCTTCGGCGAATCAATAAAGGTACGCACCAGATAATGATTAAATTGTTACCTTAACATGAACATGAAAGATATAATCATTCAAACGGATATAAACGTGTATTCAGTTTGTGAAAGTAATATGTAGATAAAACATAACTCAGAAATATATTCATAGAACGCATACGTTCTTGCTGTTTAATGAAAAAAGATTGGGATAAAGTTacgaaaaacaattattataaagtAAGATTTTAGTAATCTTTGCATGTGTTAAGCATAAGCgatttgtttatttgcaaaaatatgattgcgttatttaatatttccttATTTCATCCTCTAGAAGCACCTCCCCCTGCTGTCGAATGTCAAGTTACATAACCTGCGCGACGACGAAGAATTGAAGTTAAGCGTGACTTCCCCTGTCATCACCGAAAACAGCGTCGCCAACATCACATACTTAAATACCCCATACAATAAATACACACCCGTCCTGGTAGGTACACATGATAAAGATATCGATAACATTAAAATAGACATTTAAACAGTATAACAAATTTAGCACTtactgttttttaaagaaatcagaaatattaattacatttaaaaaaacaaatttattatacGCTAACAAGATTTATTCCGAGGAGAAGAAAATACGATGATTGtgataataaacaaatttaaatgactGGGACTGTTTTGAATCAACTATTGTTTCTCCTTGCAGCGTCACAGTCAAGCTGTCCACATCGTCGACCTTGGTGCATCTACATGAAACACAGACTTCCGCTCCTTCACGCAGCCCGGCTATGCGCTCATGGAACCAACACAAGACCTATGTCGCTCGTGTCATCCATCACGCAGGCGGTGAAAACCGTCCCGGATCTCAAGAAGAGCATCACTGATCCCGGGTTCCAGGTGTTTCATAGTGCTTGTTGCCACATGCACTGAAACCACGCCTCGAATACTTGTGTTTGAGTGTTGAACGATAATGATATATTGAGAAGTAATTACTTTCACTGCACTGCCTTATTGCTAAATGTGCTCAAATTAACCTGTCTGGCAGTCAGGATTCGAAGAAGAATTAGACACAAGCTTAGTGTTATTAAGAGTATTTCAGTATGCTGTTTAATCATACTGTTAAATTGTGCTACTTAGAAAACGTCGCGAAATCAAGCATTATAAGTGTAATGACGATGGGAAGTCTAGTAGCTAGCGCCATGGTTTCTTTATCATGAGAccatatattgtatgtaatatatctctctctctctctcctctcctctctctctctctctctctctctctctcattttgttaaagttatgttgaaatagtgctataaataatgtattgctATAGATACTTATTTAAGATTCACCATTATGGTACACAAgctatgtatgtgtatatatttactatattaTAATATGAGTGATATTTACCAcaccaaaataaatatagaaatatacattttttcttttgttgATCAGTTTGAATGTGGAATTGAAATAGTCGACCAGAAATGATGGACGTAGTACCTTAAACAACGTTTCATACTTTTATGAAACAGTCGAGTCAATGATCATATTTATACTATTTCcccatttgttttgctaacacttTCGACCAGTGTTATTTGGTGAATGTGTTCGTGCACTTTTCAATTTAA
Above is a genomic segment from Mya arenaria isolate MELC-2E11 chromosome 2, ASM2691426v1 containing:
- the LOC128216102 gene encoding rho GTPase-activating protein 19-like yields the protein MSLVSSITQAVKTVPDLKKSITDPGFQVFHTKDLCEIESQRSGPTEAERGVVRLRDAMPEKIATFCKAHLSSLLHMDDHKLDEIVQTHITDHNANKKNATTILSKKKERSASSTALSKELVYAMSKFVDYLSQSENLKTEGIFRKTGNVARQRLLKGLVLGNTGDFNLNDNTFSPHDVATVLKQILSEMPDPLLTHKHYEAHLKIADMTKLCVSEQEEKRALEKQIKSLQMLMLLLPQENAAFLETLLKLLHRTASCPENKMTATSLGVVFAPSIVCPRKLSAEGLQSASGTLSNAITLMIENTDSIFKVPREIAADVANFWQERENPSMELLAAQDCNEEDRANIQKAKNRSSSAVNTVYMFAERKSPEEYKCAQDTKTVLSQLIAHVHSAKKLLKPLNRVGNVQKSNKKGNHSRSRSFGESIKKHLPLLSNVKLHNLRDDEELKLSVTSPVITENSVANITYLNTPYNKYTPVLRHSQAVHIVDLGAST